The following coding sequences are from one Gossypium raimondii isolate GPD5lz chromosome 4, ASM2569854v1, whole genome shotgun sequence window:
- the LOC105780137 gene encoding uncharacterized protein LOC105780137 isoform X1 encodes MAETKEKSLSDEKPKPRVRPIVRLGIFLISHSFHVSVVCCTAGVLALFLLPVLAKNTYISENALMPGSASPMLSNQHVSDGNRLVKDLTNPNSKSSETGIESHKIIAQYMLDLGAEVSFHKFHPQMNQFHPLHFFSSPDSGKIQENYSCSSYGINTVGIIRAPRGDGKEAIVLVTPYNALKSGFGEALSLGIAYSVFSLLTQVTWLAKDIIWLVADSQYGEYAAVAAWLREYQTPKFSSLSAPNAEMCPDVNNLFELKGHSISGSKFSNSFRRAGTMAAALVLKVRDQNEQFEDTISIYAEASNGQMPNLDLINVVNYLAVHRQGLRVNVEKLWSLLNSSWLKSLGEIFESLAKVAKSLYPKWKFGIPATEYVEGTATLASSLYYQALGVPTGPHGAFRDYQVDAITLEISPKFSLDKVWRNDILLRGGRLIEGVIRSVNNLLEKFHQSFFLYLLTSPSKFVSVGVYMIAFALLIAPLPMVAASLYVDANSSSKRSKGDSSTPSAITDTDEHSIAIRSWRWLNSAKLVFIVHLWGAIVSLLPYFISQIPDCSPTTSFMIWVLLSILSLLTLNSVLASPLACAKATQEKEWALVKSVTISSVFIGLGLMSVINFATAEIGALLMVPMCLLAQPLKLDVRAGTLRSFCRMICNLVLGHIAFPPAAFFLLKGMLDGFGNANVGDFWMWVESLWAWNSATYLFIGMVQLPCWVLCISILFHTC; translated from the exons ATGGCCGAAACCAAAGAGAAGAGCCTGAGCGACGAAAAACCGAAGCCAAGAGTACGCCCAATTGTTCGCCTCGGGATCTTCCTCATCTCTCACAGCTTCCACGTTAG TGTCGTTTGCTGCACTGCTGGGGTTTTGGCTCTGTTTCTATTGCCTGTTCTTGCTAAAAATACTTACATCTCCGAAAATGCCCTCATGCCAG GTTCTGCGAGTCCCATGCTTTCTAATCAGCATGTTTCGGATGGAAATAGATTGGTGAAGGATCTAACTAATCCAAACTCGAAATCTTCAGAAACAGGAAT agaaagtCACAAAATCATAGCACAGTACATGTTAGACTTGGGTGCTGAAGTTAGTTTCCACAAATTCCACCCTCAGATGAATCAGTTTCATCCTTTACACTTTTTCTCTAGCCCTGATTCCGGTAAGATACAAGAGAATTACAGTTGTTCATCATACGGTATCAATACGGTTGGGATTATAAGAGCTCCTCGTGGTGATGGGAAGGAGGCTATTGTCTTGGTAACACCTTACAATGCTCTAAAGAGTGGATTTGGTGAGGCTTTATCTTTAGGCATTGCATACTCAGTATTTTCGTTGCTCACTCAAGTTACCTGGCTAGCCAAGGATATTATATGGCTTGTTGCTGATTCGCAATATGGAGAGTATGCAGCGGTTGCTGCTTGGTTAAGAGAATATCAGACTCCTAAATTTAGCAGTCTGAGTGCTCCAAATGCTGAGATGTGTCCAGATGTTAATAATCTTTTTGAGTTGAAAGGTCATTCTATTTCTGGAAGTAAATTCTCCAATAGTTTTAGACGTGCTGGGACTATGGCTGCTGCTCTGGTCTTGAAGGTTAGAGATCAAAATGAACAATTTGAAGACACTATTAGCATTTATGCCGAGGCATCTAATGGACAAATGCCAAACTTGGACCTCATCAATGTTGTGAATTATTTGGCAGTGCATAGGCAAGGTTTACGTGTAAATGTGGAGAAATTGTGGTCCCTTCTTAACTCCAGTTGGCTTAAAAGTTTGGGGGAAATCTTTGAATCTCTAGCAAAAGTAGCTAAAAGCTTATACCCCAAGTGGAAATTTGGTATCCCTGCAACAGAGTATGTTGAAGGCACTGCTACACTTGCAAGCTCATTGTATTATCAG GCTCTAGGTGTGCCTACAGGCCCACATGGTGCTTTCCGTGACTACCAAGTTGACGCAATCACGTTGGAGATTTCACCTAAATTTTCATTGGACAAAGTCTGGCGCAATGACATTCTTCTAAGAGGCGGCCG GTTGATTGAAGGAGTTATACGATCAGTAAATAACCTCCTTGAGAAGTTTCACCAATCATTTTTCTTGTACCTCTTAACATCTCCTAGTAAGTTTGTGTCAGTAGGGGTTTACATGATTGCGTTTGCACTTCTCATAGCACCACTTCCAATGGTTGCGGCTTCTCTCTATGTGGATGCAAATAGTTCAAGCAAGCGTTCAAAAGGTGATAGCTCAACTCCATCTGCAATCACTGATACTGATGAACACAGTATTGCTATCAGATCCTGGAGGTGGCTTAATTCGGCTAAACTAGTTTTTATTGTTCACCTATGGGGTGCTATTGTTTCATTGCTTCCGTATTTCATCTCCCAAATACCTGATTGCAGCCCAACAACCAGCTTCATGATCTGGGTTTTGCTTTCAATCCTCAGCCTTCTAACCTTGAACTCAGTTCTGGCTTCTCCTTTAGCTTGTGCTAAAGCAACTCAAGAAAAAGAATGGGCTCTTGTGAAATCGGTGACTATCTCATCGGTGTTCATTGGATTGGGGCTCATGTCAGTCATTAATTTTGCTACCGCAGAAATTGGAGCTTTATTGATGGTCCCAATGTGTTTACTGGCTCAACCTTTAAAGCTTGATGTTAGAGCTGGTACTCTGAGAAGTTTTTGCAGGATGATCTGCAATCTGGTTTTAGGGCATATTGCTTTTCCACCGGCTGCTTTTTTTCTGTTGAAAGGGATGCTTGATGGTTTTGGCAATGCCAACGTGGGTGACTTCTGGATGTGGGTTGAGTCTCTTTGGGCATGGAACAGTGCTACATATCTCTTTATTGGTATGGTACAGTTGCCATGCTGGGTCTTATGCATTAGCATTTTGTTTCATACTTGTTGA
- the LOC105780137 gene encoding uncharacterized protein LOC105780137 isoform X2 → MAETKEKSLSDEKPKPRVRPIVRLGIFLISHSFHVSVVCCTAGVLALFLLPVLAKNTYISENALMPGSASPMLSNQHVSDGNRLVKDLTNPNSKSSETGIESHKIIAQYMLDLGAEVSFHKFHPQMNQFHPLHFFSSPDSGKIQENYSCSSYGINTVGIIRAPRGDGKEAIVLVTPYNALKSGFGEALSLGIAYSVFSLLTQVTWLAKDIIWLVADSQYGEYAAVAAWLREYQTPKFSSLSAPNAEMCPDVNNLFELKGHSISGSKFSNSFRRAGTMAAALVLKVRDQNEQFEDTISIYAEASNGQMPNLDLINVVNYLAVHRQGLRVNVEKLWSLLNSSWLKSLGEIFESLAKVAKSLYPKWKFGIPATEYVEGTATLASSLYYQALGVPTGPHGAFRDYQVDAITLEISPKFSLDKVWRNDILLRGGRLIEGVIRSVNNLLEKFHQSFFLYLLTSPSKFVSVGVYMIAFALLIAPLPMVAASLYVDANSSSKRSKGDSSTPSAITDTDEHSIAIRSWRWLNSAKLVFIVHLWGAIVSLLPYFISQIPDCSPTTSFMIWVLLSILSLLTLNSVLASPLACAKATQEKEWALVKSVTISSVFIGLGLMSVINFATAEIGALLMVPMCLLAQPLKLDVRAGTLRSFCRMICNLVLGHIAFPPAAFFLLKGMLDGFGNANVGDFWMWVESLWAWNSATYLFIVEVTYIFSHG, encoded by the exons ATGGCCGAAACCAAAGAGAAGAGCCTGAGCGACGAAAAACCGAAGCCAAGAGTACGCCCAATTGTTCGCCTCGGGATCTTCCTCATCTCTCACAGCTTCCACGTTAG TGTCGTTTGCTGCACTGCTGGGGTTTTGGCTCTGTTTCTATTGCCTGTTCTTGCTAAAAATACTTACATCTCCGAAAATGCCCTCATGCCAG GTTCTGCGAGTCCCATGCTTTCTAATCAGCATGTTTCGGATGGAAATAGATTGGTGAAGGATCTAACTAATCCAAACTCGAAATCTTCAGAAACAGGAAT agaaagtCACAAAATCATAGCACAGTACATGTTAGACTTGGGTGCTGAAGTTAGTTTCCACAAATTCCACCCTCAGATGAATCAGTTTCATCCTTTACACTTTTTCTCTAGCCCTGATTCCGGTAAGATACAAGAGAATTACAGTTGTTCATCATACGGTATCAATACGGTTGGGATTATAAGAGCTCCTCGTGGTGATGGGAAGGAGGCTATTGTCTTGGTAACACCTTACAATGCTCTAAAGAGTGGATTTGGTGAGGCTTTATCTTTAGGCATTGCATACTCAGTATTTTCGTTGCTCACTCAAGTTACCTGGCTAGCCAAGGATATTATATGGCTTGTTGCTGATTCGCAATATGGAGAGTATGCAGCGGTTGCTGCTTGGTTAAGAGAATATCAGACTCCTAAATTTAGCAGTCTGAGTGCTCCAAATGCTGAGATGTGTCCAGATGTTAATAATCTTTTTGAGTTGAAAGGTCATTCTATTTCTGGAAGTAAATTCTCCAATAGTTTTAGACGTGCTGGGACTATGGCTGCTGCTCTGGTCTTGAAGGTTAGAGATCAAAATGAACAATTTGAAGACACTATTAGCATTTATGCCGAGGCATCTAATGGACAAATGCCAAACTTGGACCTCATCAATGTTGTGAATTATTTGGCAGTGCATAGGCAAGGTTTACGTGTAAATGTGGAGAAATTGTGGTCCCTTCTTAACTCCAGTTGGCTTAAAAGTTTGGGGGAAATCTTTGAATCTCTAGCAAAAGTAGCTAAAAGCTTATACCCCAAGTGGAAATTTGGTATCCCTGCAACAGAGTATGTTGAAGGCACTGCTACACTTGCAAGCTCATTGTATTATCAG GCTCTAGGTGTGCCTACAGGCCCACATGGTGCTTTCCGTGACTACCAAGTTGACGCAATCACGTTGGAGATTTCACCTAAATTTTCATTGGACAAAGTCTGGCGCAATGACATTCTTCTAAGAGGCGGCCG GTTGATTGAAGGAGTTATACGATCAGTAAATAACCTCCTTGAGAAGTTTCACCAATCATTTTTCTTGTACCTCTTAACATCTCCTAGTAAGTTTGTGTCAGTAGGGGTTTACATGATTGCGTTTGCACTTCTCATAGCACCACTTCCAATGGTTGCGGCTTCTCTCTATGTGGATGCAAATAGTTCAAGCAAGCGTTCAAAAGGTGATAGCTCAACTCCATCTGCAATCACTGATACTGATGAACACAGTATTGCTATCAGATCCTGGAGGTGGCTTAATTCGGCTAAACTAGTTTTTATTGTTCACCTATGGGGTGCTATTGTTTCATTGCTTCCGTATTTCATCTCCCAAATACCTGATTGCAGCCCAACAACCAGCTTCATGATCTGGGTTTTGCTTTCAATCCTCAGCCTTCTAACCTTGAACTCAGTTCTGGCTTCTCCTTTAGCTTGTGCTAAAGCAACTCAAGAAAAAGAATGGGCTCTTGTGAAATCGGTGACTATCTCATCGGTGTTCATTGGATTGGGGCTCATGTCAGTCATTAATTTTGCTACCGCAGAAATTGGAGCTTTATTGATGGTCCCAATGTGTTTACTGGCTCAACCTTTAAAGCTTGATGTTAGAGCTGGTACTCTGAGAAGTTTTTGCAGGATGATCTGCAATCTGGTTTTAGGGCATATTGCTTTTCCACCGGCTGCTTTTTTTCTGTTGAAAGGGATGCTTGATGGTTTTGGCAATGCCAACGTGGGTGACTTCTGGATGTGGGTTGAGTCTCTTTGGGCATGGAACAGTGCTACATATCTCTTTATTG TTGAAGTGACATATATATTTAGTCATGGATGA
- the LOC105780807 gene encoding F-box/LRR-repeat protein 4, translating into MDDMLCDELLQEIFRKLPSTPPSSLSVSLVSKRWLNLYRSSKASLSLKLLPHNSMVISLSSLLSHYPSLSFLSLVLSDAADSTSSNNNSSTTAFFDNVLFVVSSSCSNLHHLRFLAGPVSCLSLLSLSKSCSQLTSITASLSRPLFLNWVVSFPCLKELCLHVCSTDGVDDGDKQFGLSLNEELDVKFGLETLCVSGIQADDKGISWLWRNCKRLKKLQLRSCDSVGDGESFASFIWCVEGLEEVELRKCRSIIDRVLLRLAQNCASLISLLIYDGCSREGLLEFITTCRCNLQKLDLRLPLDLNNDHLLAIAMNLRGLLTLRLQSCCLVTGEGLHILGVALNPTLEELALINCDVVDREVGLLATLGQNLRMLRKLDLSYNEMLVDKELISMLVSCNHLTELKLRGCRKLTSMTMVTISKTYKGLQSIDIMNCPGIGAQAVEFFVLNCPQMKQIVVEESKVSDIARTWACHKFIEVTSGS; encoded by the coding sequence ATGGATGACATGTTATGTGATGAACTACTGCAAGAAATATTCAGAAAGCTGCCATCAACCCCACCATCTTCTCTATCTGTTTCTTTAGTTTCCAAGCGTTGGCTTAACCTTTATAGAAGCTCAAAAGCATCTCTTTCTCTCAAGTTGCTTCCACACAATTCTATGGTTATCTCTTTGTCTTCTCTTCTTTCTCACTAcccttctctttctttcctttctcttgtTCTGTCTGATGCAGCCGATTCCACCTCTTCCAACAACAATTCAAGCACCACTGCCTTTTTCGACAACGTGCTTTTCGTTGTTTCTTCCTCTTGTTCTAACCTGCATCACCTCAGGTTCTTAGCTGGCCCTGTTTCTTGTTTGTCTTTGTTGTCTCTATCCAAATCTTGTTCCCAACTTACTTCAATTACTGCTTCATTATCTAGACCTCTTTTTCTCAACTGGGTTGTTTCGTTTCCTTGCTTAAAGGAGTTATGTTTACATGTATGCTCAACTGATGGTGTTGATGATGGAGATAAGCAATTTGGGTTGTCTCTAAATGAAGAATTGGATGTCAAATTTGGGTTAGAAACTCTCTGTGTATCAGGAATTCAGGCAGATGATAAGGGTATCAGTTGGCTATGGAGGAACTGTAAAAGGCTTAAAAAATTACAGCTGAGGAGCTGTGACAGTGTTGGTGATGGAGAGTCATTTGCATCATTTATCTGGTGTGTGGAAGGTCTTGAAGAAGTAGAGTTAAGGAAATGTAGGAGTATAATCGATAGAGTTCTATTAAGATTAGCTCAGAATTGTGCTTCATTGATTTCTCTACTGATCTATGATGGATGTAGTAGAGAGGGTTTGCTTGAATTCATAACAACTTGCAGGTGTAATTTGCAGAAACTTGACCTTAGATTGCCATTAGACCTCAACAATGATCACCTCTTAGCCATTGCTATGAATTTAAGAGGTCTCTTAACACTTAGGCTTCAAAGTTGCTGTCTGGTTACTGGTGAAGGTCTGCACATTCTTGGGGTTGCCTTGAACCCCACACTCGAAGAATTGGCTTTAATAAACTGCGACGTTGTCGATCGAGAAGTAGGGTTGCTAGCCACATTAGGACAAAATTTGAGGATGTTAAGGAAACTGGACTTGTCTTATAATGAAATGTTGGTTGATAAGGAGTTGATTTCTATGCTAGTTTCTTGCAATCATCTGACAGAATTGAAGTTGAGAGGTTGCAGGAAGCTAACAAGTATGACCATGGTTACCATATCTAAGACCTACAAAGGCTTGCAAAGTATTGATATTATGAATTGTCCTGGGATTGGAGCTCAGGCTGTGGAGTTCTTTGTCTTGAATTGCCCCCAGATGAAACAAATTGTGGTTGAGGAGAGCAAGGTTTCAGACATAGCTAGGACATGGGCTTGTCATAAATTTATAGAGGTAACTTCTGGTTCATGA